A portion of the Sulfuriferula sp. AH1 genome contains these proteins:
- a CDS encoding porin — MNKKLIALAIATAVSAPAMAATSNVDVYGLMSVGVDSVTNNNAAAGDSSKRVGRVSDYASRIGFKGTEDLGNGLAATWQIEQAVAADGGTGSTFGGGGLRNTFVGLKSNDLGEVRVGRHDTPYKMATGSLDPFADTLGDYNNIVGAYSATSVGAAANNASSYFDQRISNTVVYLTPNFSGFSAAGSYVFGAETATSGSASTGNLYSLAAMYAAGPLYLTAAYEKHNFGSTGTGSMSGVGNTDAKAWKLGASYSIMDFTLAAMYEKTDDNQGASGANLYGHRTWFLSGKYQMGAVALKASYANAGSDNQFATGDNGAKAYTVGADYGFSKRTTVYALYTKISNDTNAAYNFNYNGASGVGTGDSVSGLSLGLKHSF; from the coding sequence ATGAACAAAAAACTGATCGCGCTGGCTATCGCTACCGCTGTATCTGCACCTGCAATGGCTGCTACCAGCAACGTTGACGTATACGGCTTGATGTCCGTTGGTGTTGATTCTGTGACCAACAACAATGCTGCTGCTGGCGATTCCAGCAAGCGTGTTGGCCGCGTTTCCGACTACGCTTCACGTATCGGTTTCAAAGGTACTGAAGATCTGGGTAACGGTTTGGCTGCGACTTGGCAAATTGAACAAGCTGTAGCTGCTGACGGCGGCACCGGTTCTACCTTCGGTGGCGGTGGTCTGCGTAACACTTTCGTTGGCCTGAAGAGCAACGATCTGGGTGAAGTGCGTGTAGGTCGTCATGACACTCCATACAAAATGGCTACCGGTTCTTTAGATCCGTTTGCTGATACCCTGGGCGACTACAACAACATCGTTGGCGCTTACAGCGCTACCAGCGTTGGCGCAGCCGCTAATAACGCTTCTTCCTACTTTGACCAGCGTATAAGCAACACCGTTGTTTACCTGACTCCTAACTTCTCCGGCTTCAGTGCAGCGGGTTCATACGTGTTTGGTGCTGAAACAGCAACCAGCGGTTCTGCTTCTACCGGTAACCTGTACTCTCTGGCTGCGATGTATGCCGCAGGTCCTTTGTACCTGACCGCTGCTTACGAAAAGCATAACTTCGGTTCTACTGGTACTGGCTCTATGAGTGGTGTTGGTAATACAGATGCTAAAGCATGGAAACTGGGTGCTTCCTACAGCATCATGGATTTCACCTTGGCAGCCATGTATGAGAAGACCGATGACAACCAAGGCGCTTCCGGTGCCAACTTGTACGGTCACCGCACCTGGTTCCTGTCCGGCAAATACCAGATGGGCGCAGTTGCACTTAAGGCATCCTATGCTAACGCAGGTAGCGATAATCAATTCGCTACTGGTGACAACGGAGCCAAGGCCTACACTGTAGGTGCTGATTACGGCTTCAGCAAGCGTACCACTGTGTATGCTTTGTACACCAAGATCAGCAACGATACTAACGCAGCTTACAACTTTAACTATAACGGTGCTTCTGGTGTAGGCACTGGTGACTCTGTAAGCGGCCTGTCTTTGGGTCTGAAGCACTCCTTCTAA
- a CDS encoding ABC transporter permease, giving the protein MSLAMLAESWRAIVANRLRSFLTMLGMVIGVAAVVLMLAVGQGAQSAIDDTISSMGSNLFIVLSGTTTSGGQRMGLGTAPTLTMADAQAIGELSNVAASAPVQPGTAATVYAGNNWSTSITGATPDYLQVRNWNVASGFAFTDADVRSAARVALIGKTVADNLFGDENPVGKTMRIKQSPFAVVGVLEAKGQSLDGRDQDDVVIVPVTTAQRKLFGNQFPGSVRFIMVQAGSAEAMPAVEKEMNVLLRARHRIAEEADPDFSVRNLSAMAEAAASTTRIMSYVLGAIASISLIVGGIGIMNIMLVSVTERTREIGIRIAIGARNRDILLQFLLEAVTISLIGCLIGAGLGVGGAWAVQKFAGFPVMVTFDIMLLAFGVAAAVGIFFGFYPARRAALMNPIDALRYQ; this is encoded by the coding sequence ATGAGCCTGGCGATGCTGGCCGAATCCTGGCGCGCGATAGTCGCCAACCGGCTGCGTTCCTTTCTGACCATGCTGGGCATGGTGATCGGTGTTGCCGCGGTAGTGCTGATGCTGGCGGTAGGGCAGGGCGCGCAAAGCGCGATCGACGATACCATCAGTTCGATGGGCAGCAACCTGTTTATCGTATTGTCCGGCACCACCACTTCGGGCGGGCAACGCATGGGGCTGGGCACGGCGCCCACCTTGACCATGGCGGATGCGCAGGCGATAGGCGAATTGTCCAATGTCGCCGCCTCGGCGCCGGTTCAGCCAGGCACGGCTGCGACGGTATATGCCGGCAACAACTGGAGCACGTCGATTACTGGCGCTACGCCCGATTATTTGCAGGTACGCAACTGGAATGTGGCTTCGGGCTTTGCATTCACGGATGCCGACGTGCGCAGCGCGGCGCGGGTCGCGCTGATCGGCAAAACCGTTGCCGACAATCTGTTCGGGGATGAAAATCCGGTAGGCAAGACCATGCGCATAAAACAGAGCCCGTTTGCGGTGGTCGGTGTGCTCGAGGCCAAAGGCCAGAGTCTGGACGGGCGCGATCAGGACGATGTGGTGATCGTCCCGGTGACGACCGCGCAGCGCAAGTTATTCGGCAACCAGTTTCCGGGCAGCGTGCGTTTTATCATGGTGCAGGCCGGTTCCGCCGAGGCCATGCCTGCGGTAGAAAAGGAAATGAATGTGCTGTTGCGGGCCCGTCATCGCATTGCGGAGGAAGCCGACCCCGATTTTTCAGTGCGCAATCTGTCGGCGATGGCCGAGGCTGCCGCCTCCACGACGCGCATCATGTCCTATGTGCTGGGCGCGATCGCGTCGATTTCCCTGATCGTCGGCGGTATCGGCATCATGAATATCATGCTGGTATCGGTTACCGAACGCACCCGCGAGATCGGCATACGCATCGCCATTGGCGCCCGCAATCGCGATATCCTTCTGCAGTTTCTGCTCGAGGCGGTCACCATTTCGCTCATCGGCTGCCTGATCGGCGCCGGTCTGGGTGTCGGCGGCGCATGGGCCGTGCAAAAATTCGCCGGCTTTCCGGTGATGGTCACGTTCGACATCATGCTGCTCGCCTTCGGCGTTGCCGCCGCAGTCGGTATTTTTTTCGGCTTTTATCCCGCGCGCCGGGCGGCACTGATGAATCCGATAGATGCATTGCGGTATCAGTAA
- a CDS encoding ABC transporter ATP-binding protein, whose translation MANIIEVKQLGKDYATAAGTFTALKSVNLSIAQGEFVAIMGPSGSGKSTFMNVLGCLDHPTRGEYWLDGQNVATLSGDALAHLRNRVIGFVFQGFNLLPRLNARDNVALPLLYKGTNGYERKQRAEALLEKVGLARFGERRPNELSGGQQQRVAIARALANEPRLILADEPTGNLDSHTSEEIMTLFTELNAGGITIVLVTHEQDVAQFAQRMVHFKDGEIVHDGAVEHAS comes from the coding sequence ATGGCCAATATCATTGAAGTCAAACAGCTGGGCAAGGATTATGCAACCGCGGCAGGGACGTTTACTGCATTGAAATCGGTGAATCTGAGCATCGCGCAAGGCGAATTCGTCGCAATCATGGGGCCATCCGGTTCCGGCAAATCCACCTTCATGAACGTGCTGGGCTGCCTGGATCATCCGACCCGGGGCGAATATTGGCTGGATGGGCAAAATGTGGCCACATTGTCGGGTGATGCGCTGGCGCATTTGCGCAACCGGGTGATCGGCTTCGTGTTTCAGGGCTTCAATCTGTTGCCGCGGCTGAATGCCAGGGATAACGTGGCCTTGCCGTTGCTGTATAAGGGCACGAATGGGTATGAGCGTAAACAGCGTGCCGAAGCGCTGCTGGAAAAGGTGGGGCTGGCCCGGTTCGGCGAGCGGCGTCCCAATGAATTGTCCGGCGGCCAGCAGCAGCGTGTGGCCATTGCGCGGGCGCTGGCGAATGAGCCGCGCCTGATCCTCGCCGATGAGCCTACCGGCAATCTGGATAGCCATACCAGCGAGGAAATCATGACGCTGTTTACCGAACTCAATGCCGGCGGGATCACGATAGTGCTGGTCACGCATGAACAGGATGTCGCGCAGTTTGCCCAGCGCATGGTGCATTTCAAGGACGGCGAGATCGTGCACGATGGCGCAGTGGAGCATGCATCATGA
- a CDS encoding efflux RND transporter periplasmic adaptor subunit, whose product MKPGKLLWLLAVLLVAGGGYVYFHGKQARPAAERYRMVEVVRGDLVRYVSANGTLNPVVLVNVGTQVSGVVKALHADYNQQVKAGQILLELDPALLKAQIAQSSANVIRAQAALKLAQTSAARQQSLLKQDYVARQDVDQAEDAVAGARAQLEVARAQLQRDKTNLAYSVIRSPVSGTVIDRSVDVGQTVAASFQTPTLFKIGQDLSKMQIDTTVAEADVGGIKVGQPAHFTVDAYPDRNFVGSVRQIRLNPTNQQNVVTYDVVVSVANPDFVLLPGMTAYVNIEIDRRNDALLVPNAALRFKPAADGDGKTADKSARRLRGSVVYLLRADQPVLVRIKAGLTDTKQTEVLGDELMAGDKVIVEDKQADKAKAKQAARLF is encoded by the coding sequence ATGAAACCTGGCAAACTGTTATGGCTATTGGCCGTTTTGCTGGTCGCCGGGGGCGGTTACGTTTATTTCCATGGCAAACAGGCCCGGCCTGCTGCAGAGCGCTACCGCATGGTCGAAGTGGTCAGGGGTGATCTGGTGCGTTACGTGTCTGCCAACGGCACGCTGAACCCGGTGGTGCTGGTCAATGTGGGTACGCAAGTGTCGGGTGTGGTCAAGGCGTTGCATGCGGATTACAACCAGCAGGTCAAGGCAGGGCAGATCCTGCTGGAACTCGACCCGGCATTATTGAAAGCGCAAATCGCGCAGAGCTCCGCCAATGTCATCCGCGCCCAGGCCGCACTGAAACTGGCGCAAACCAGTGCGGCGCGGCAGCAGAGCCTGCTTAAGCAGGATTACGTTGCGCGTCAGGATGTCGATCAGGCCGAAGATGCGGTAGCGGGTGCTCGCGCCCAGCTCGAGGTGGCGCGAGCGCAACTGCAGCGCGACAAGACCAATCTGGCGTACAGCGTGATCCGCTCCCCCGTATCCGGCACGGTCATCGATCGTTCGGTCGACGTCGGTCAAACCGTAGCCGCCAGTTTTCAAACGCCGACCCTGTTCAAGATCGGGCAGGACTTGAGCAAAATGCAGATCGATACCACGGTCGCCGAGGCCGATGTGGGCGGGATTAAAGTGGGCCAGCCTGCGCATTTCACGGTAGACGCCTATCCCGATCGCAATTTCGTCGGCAGCGTCAGGCAGATTCGCCTCAACCCTACCAATCAGCAGAACGTGGTGACCTATGATGTCGTCGTTTCCGTCGCCAACCCTGATTTTGTGCTGCTGCCGGGCATGACTGCGTACGTCAATATCGAAATTGATCGCCGCAATGACGCCTTGCTGGTGCCCAATGCGGCATTGCGCTTCAAACCTGCGGCAGACGGTGATGGCAAAACTGCCGACAAATCCGCGCGCCGTCTTCGCGGCAGCGTCGTTTACCTGCTGCGTGCGGATCAACCCGTGCTGGTCAGGATCAAGGCCGGCCTGACCGATACCAAGCAAACCGAGGTGCTGGGGGACGAATTGATGGCGGGCGATAAAGTGATCGTCGAGGATAAGCAGGCTGATAAAGCCAAGGCCAAACAGGCGGCGCGTTTATTCTGA
- a CDS encoding TolC family protein, with product MMKFNRNFLYGCCCLALTAQAADNDLAGQMSGSDPFSVNAKVAPGVTGYLDRNCAIPRTVMSLTDVIDVALCNNPQTRTAWANARVAAAQVGSAQSAYLPTVNGTAGISHDRSVLTGLTATNRNLGLSINYLLFDFGARSAQRDAAQATLEAANRNQDQAVNTVYLAVVQAYYQYFAAQAQVDALHEAESSAKSSFDAANARYQAGTNTRADVLQAQTAYSQARLATLRGEGDLRVAQGVLANAMGWDADHALNLSGSADDVMPRDLVGNVRDLILQAQQQRPDLQAAAAQLRAAQAQVRAKEAAGKPALSLTGNTSYQDNGSFNGNGSSLGVAVNVPIFTGFNSTYQIRAAQAQANAQEAQQAQLSNQVALDVWRAWQNLATETAALDATADLIRSATASAEMALGRYRAGVGNILDVLTAQSSLASARSQRVQAQYNWRIAKVALAQAIGHLE from the coding sequence ATGATGAAGTTTAACCGAAATTTTTTGTACGGGTGCTGCTGTCTGGCATTGACTGCGCAGGCGGCTGACAACGACTTGGCTGGTCAGATGTCGGGCAGCGATCCTTTCAGCGTGAATGCGAAGGTCGCGCCGGGCGTCACGGGTTATCTTGATCGCAATTGCGCGATACCGCGCACGGTAATGAGCCTGACCGACGTAATCGATGTCGCGCTGTGCAATAATCCGCAGACGCGTACCGCGTGGGCAAATGCACGCGTGGCTGCGGCGCAGGTGGGGAGCGCCCAAAGCGCGTATTTGCCCACGGTCAATGGCACGGCCGGCATCAGTCACGACCGCAGTGTGCTTACCGGATTGACCGCAACCAATCGCAATCTGGGTTTATCCATTAATTACCTGCTATTTGATTTCGGGGCGCGCAGCGCCCAGCGTGATGCTGCACAAGCGACGCTGGAAGCGGCCAATCGCAATCAGGATCAGGCCGTGAATACGGTTTACCTTGCCGTAGTGCAGGCGTATTACCAGTATTTTGCCGCGCAAGCCCAGGTCGATGCGTTGCATGAGGCGGAGAGTTCGGCCAAATCGAGTTTCGATGCTGCCAATGCGCGTTATCAGGCGGGTACCAATACGCGCGCCGATGTGTTGCAGGCGCAAACTGCCTATTCCCAGGCGCGCCTGGCAACATTGCGCGGCGAGGGTGATCTGCGGGTCGCACAAGGCGTGCTGGCTAACGCGATGGGCTGGGATGCCGATCATGCGTTGAATCTGAGTGGTTCTGCGGATGACGTGATGCCCAGGGATCTGGTCGGCAATGTGCGTGACCTGATCCTGCAGGCGCAACAGCAGCGCCCGGATTTGCAAGCCGCCGCCGCGCAGTTGCGCGCCGCTCAGGCCCAGGTGAGGGCGAAGGAAGCGGCAGGCAAGCCGGCATTGTCGCTCACCGGCAATACCAGTTATCAGGATAACGGCAGTTTTAACGGCAACGGCAGCAGTTTGGGCGTTGCCGTCAACGTGCCGATTTTCACTGGCTTCAACAGCACCTATCAAATTCGCGCCGCACAAGCGCAGGCGAATGCGCAGGAAGCGCAGCAAGCCCAATTGAGCAATCAGGTCGCGCTCGACGTATGGCGGGCGTGGCAAAACCTTGCCACGGAAACCGCAGCGCTCGATGCGACTGCCGACCTCATCCGGAGCGCGACTGCATCGGCTGAAATGGCGCTCGGGCGCTATCGCGCAGGCGTCGGTAACATACTCGATGTGCTGACCGCGCAATCCAGTCTGGCGAGTGCGCGCAGCCAGCGTGTGCAGGCCCAATATAACTGGCGTATCGCCAAAGTGGCATTGGCACAGGCAATCGGACATTTGGAGTAA
- the mutM gene encoding bifunctional DNA-formamidopyrimidine glycosylase/DNA-(apurinic or apyrimidinic site) lyase, which produces MPELPEVETTLRGLLPHTLHRTIMSVSIRNPKLRWPIPSNLAELTRHQAIHALSRRGKYLLMHLDNGTVIIHLGMSGSLRILDSETPTGVHDHLDIVLDNQQCIRLRDPRRFGAVLWAEHDALAHPLLASLGMEPLSDDFNGDLLYRKSRGRSSPVKAFIMDSHIVVGVGNIYANEALFHAGIHPTLAAGKISRPRYARLAQAIRDTLSKAIIAGGSSLRDFVGSDGAAGYFQQQYVVYGRTGLDCRICGQPIQQLRQNQRTTFYCPHCQKK; this is translated from the coding sequence ATGCCCGAGTTACCTGAAGTCGAAACCACATTGCGCGGCTTGTTGCCCCACACTCTTCATCGCACGATTATGAGTGTCAGTATACGCAATCCGAAGCTGCGCTGGCCCATCCCCTCCAACCTCGCCGAGCTGACCCGACATCAAGCCATCCATGCGCTGAGCCGTCGCGGCAAATATCTGCTCATGCATCTGGATAACGGCACTGTCATCATACACCTGGGCATGTCCGGCAGTTTGCGCATACTAGACAGCGAAACCCCCACCGGGGTTCATGATCATCTTGATATCGTGCTTGATAATCAGCAGTGTATCCGCTTGCGTGACCCCCGTCGATTTGGCGCGGTGCTGTGGGCCGAACACGATGCACTCGCCCACCCGCTGCTGGCCAGCCTCGGCATGGAACCGTTATCCGACGACTTTAACGGCGATCTGCTTTACCGCAAGTCGCGTGGCCGCAGCAGCCCGGTCAAGGCCTTTATCATGGACAGTCATATTGTGGTTGGGGTAGGCAACATCTACGCCAACGAAGCGCTTTTTCATGCCGGCATCCACCCCACGCTTGCTGCGGGCAAAATCAGCCGCCCGCGCTATGCACGTCTCGCACAGGCCATCCGCGACACATTAAGCAAGGCCATCATCGCCGGCGGCAGCAGCCTGCGCGATTTTGTCGGCAGCGACGGCGCCGCCGGCTACTTCCAGCAACAGTATGTTGTATATGGCCGCACCGGCTTGGATTGCCGCATTTGCGGCCAGCCGATACAACAACTGCGACAGAATCAGCGCACCACGTTTTATTGTCCGCACTGCCAAAAAAAATAA
- a CDS encoding dynamin family protein, with translation MSNLTLAQQFEQYGAWREGLATQIGHYRDWLNHEEINDWQIDLRLQHLIDRLAEDKLNVAFVAEFSRGKSELINAIFFADYKKRLLPSTAGRTTMCPTELLYDASRPPSIQLLPIATRAGNVTTTEYKRYPDEWTTIPLDVDSADAMLETLQRVSETQQVSKEEAEKYGLYRAQDADSLLTVSADGTVEIPRWRHAIINFPHPLLQKGLVILDTPGLNAIGTEPELTLNLLPSAHAIIFILAADTGVTKSDIEVWRNHIAPIQGGHRGRLIVLNKIDGLWDDLKSQEAIDAEIQSQVESCANLLGLQNKQIYPVSAQKGLLAKISNDAALLAKSRLEELEHALSDELIPSKQDIVRDNTASEMGDLVTSTRELLGARLKNVDEQLEELTGLRGKNEEVVQHMMTKVEEEKAHFEKGLQQFQALRSVFSHHSNELFSHLGMDRIKTEVRDTRIAMENSRFSSGLRSAMSSFFAKVDQNITHSATQIDEIKEMMAAMYKKFSTEHGLTEVTPPTYSTFKYKKEMDRLEKSYNEHFNTLLNMLTNEQHTLTAKFFETLASRVVNIYEVANREADSWLKAVMAPMETQVREHQMQLRRRLESIKRIHKATDTLEDRIAELQEMRININNQLNALDKLDRDIKYALVAALNQENAIAA, from the coding sequence GTGTCAAATTTAACTTTAGCCCAACAATTCGAACAATATGGCGCTTGGCGCGAGGGGCTGGCTACACAAATCGGCCATTACCGTGACTGGCTTAATCACGAAGAAATCAACGACTGGCAAATCGATCTGCGCCTGCAGCATCTGATCGACCGCCTGGCGGAAGACAAGCTCAATGTCGCCTTCGTAGCCGAATTCTCCCGCGGCAAATCCGAACTCATCAACGCGATATTTTTTGCCGACTACAAAAAACGCCTGCTGCCATCGACTGCCGGCCGCACCACCATGTGCCCGACCGAGCTGCTGTACGATGCCAGCCGCCCGCCTTCGATACAGCTGTTGCCCATCGCCACCCGTGCCGGCAATGTTACCACCACCGAATACAAACGCTACCCGGACGAATGGACCACTATCCCGCTCGACGTTGATTCGGCCGACGCAATGCTGGAAACACTGCAGCGCGTCAGCGAAACCCAGCAAGTCAGCAAGGAAGAAGCGGAAAAATACGGCCTGTATCGCGCGCAGGATGCGGATTCGCTGCTTACCGTCTCCGCCGACGGCACGGTAGAGATTCCGCGCTGGCGTCACGCCATCATCAATTTCCCGCACCCGCTTTTACAAAAAGGGCTGGTTATTCTGGATACCCCGGGACTCAATGCGATCGGCACCGAACCGGAACTCACACTCAACCTGTTACCGAGTGCCCATGCGATCATTTTCATTCTGGCCGCAGACACCGGCGTCACCAAATCCGATATCGAGGTCTGGCGCAACCATATCGCGCCGATACAGGGCGGCCATCGCGGGCGTTTGATCGTACTCAACAAAATTGACGGCTTGTGGGACGATCTCAAATCACAGGAAGCCATCGACGCCGAAATCCAGAGTCAGGTAGAGAGCTGCGCCAATTTGCTTGGCCTGCAAAACAAACAGATATACCCGGTTTCCGCGCAAAAAGGCCTGCTCGCCAAGATCAGCAATGACGCCGCCCTGCTGGCCAAAAGCCGGCTGGAGGAACTCGAGCATGCCCTGAGCGATGAACTCATCCCTTCCAAACAGGACATCGTGCGCGACAACACCGCCAGTGAAATGGGCGACCTCGTCACCAGTACCCGCGAACTGCTGGGCGCACGCCTCAAAAACGTGGACGAACAGCTGGAAGAACTCACCGGCCTGCGCGGCAAGAATGAGGAAGTCGTGCAGCACATGATGACCAAGGTCGAAGAAGAAAAGGCGCATTTTGAAAAAGGCCTGCAGCAATTCCAGGCGCTGCGCAGCGTATTCTCGCACCACTCCAACGAATTATTCAGCCATCTGGGCATGGATCGCATCAAGACCGAAGTGCGCGACACCCGTATCGCGATGGAAAACAGCCGTTTTAGCTCGGGCTTGCGCAGCGCAATGAGCTCATTCTTTGCCAAAGTCGACCAGAACATCACTCATTCGGCGACCCAGATTGATGAAATCAAGGAAATGATGGCGGCGATGTACAAGAAATTCAGCACAGAGCACGGCTTGACCGAAGTTACGCCGCCGACGTATTCAACCTTCAAATACAAGAAGGAAATGGACCGGCTGGAAAAGAGCTACAACGAGCACTTCAACACGTTGCTCAACATGCTGACCAACGAACAACACACCCTCACTGCCAAATTCTTCGAAACGCTGGCGAGCCGTGTGGTCAACATCTACGAAGTTGCCAACCGCGAAGCAGACAGCTGGCTAAAAGCAGTGATGGCGCCGATGGAAACCCAGGTGCGGGAACACCAAATGCAATTGCGCCGCCGGCTGGAAAGCATCAAGCGCATCCATAAAGCCACCGATACGCTGGAAGATCGCATTGCCGAATTGCAGGAGATGCGCATCAACATCAATAATCAGCTGAATGCACTGGACAAGCTTGACCGCGATATCAAATATGCATTGGTCGCCGCGCTAAATCAGGAAAACGCCATCGCGGCATAA
- a CDS encoding dihydroorotase: MNIQIQHGRVIDSKHGVDQRADVFIAAGKIAAIGTGPEGFHAHRVIDASDCIVCPGLVDLAARLREPGFEYRATLESEMNAACAGGVTSLACPPDTDPPLDEPGLVEMLKFRAQNLNQARVYPIGALTQKLEGERLTEMAELRDAGCVGFSQADAAISDTQVLVRAMEYAATFGFTVWLRPQDAYLARGGVAHDGFVATRLGLPGIPYSAETIAIATILLLARETGASVHLCRLSSAQGVEMVRIAKAEGLKVSCDVSINHLHLSDMDIGYFDPNYHLIPPLRAIRDRDAIRAGLAAGVIDALCSNHAPVDDDAKQMPFGESEAGATGLELLLPLTLKWAAEQRVSLSDALARITQRPAAILGLDAGHLAVGHSADVCIFNPEIRWTVMPAVLRSQGKNTPFLGYEMQGVVTHTLVEGQVVFERENGK, from the coding sequence ATGAATATTCAAATTCAACACGGGCGCGTGATCGATTCAAAACATGGCGTCGACCAGCGTGCCGACGTATTTATTGCGGCAGGCAAGATTGCCGCCATCGGCACCGGGCCGGAAGGCTTTCACGCTCATCGGGTCATCGATGCCAGCGATTGCATCGTGTGTCCCGGTCTGGTCGACCTCGCTGCGCGCTTGCGTGAGCCGGGCTTCGAATATCGCGCTACGCTGGAGTCGGAAATGAATGCTGCGTGTGCCGGTGGCGTCACCAGTCTGGCTTGCCCGCCGGATACCGATCCGCCGCTGGATGAACCGGGTCTGGTGGAAATGTTGAAATTCCGTGCGCAGAACCTGAACCAGGCGCGCGTCTACCCTATCGGCGCGCTGACGCAAAAGCTGGAAGGCGAGCGGTTGACGGAAATGGCCGAATTGCGTGATGCAGGCTGCGTCGGCTTTTCGCAGGCCGATGCGGCGATTTCCGATACGCAAGTGCTGGTGCGCGCAATGGAATATGCCGCCACCTTCGGGTTTACCGTATGGTTGCGCCCGCAGGATGCCTATCTTGCCAGAGGCGGCGTCGCACATGACGGTTTTGTCGCCACGCGTCTGGGGCTACCCGGGATTCCGTACAGTGCCGAAACCATAGCCATAGCGACGATCCTGCTGCTGGCCCGCGAAACCGGTGCCAGCGTGCACTTGTGTCGCCTGTCTTCAGCGCAGGGTGTCGAGATGGTGCGGATAGCGAAAGCCGAAGGGCTCAAGGTAAGTTGCGATGTCAGCATCAATCACCTGCATTTGTCCGATATGGATATCGGCTATTTCGACCCCAACTATCACCTGATTCCTCCGTTGCGTGCGATACGCGATCGCGATGCTATCCGTGCCGGATTGGCTGCGGGGGTCATTGATGCATTGTGTTCCAACCATGCGCCAGTGGATGACGACGCCAAGCAGATGCCGTTCGGCGAGTCGGAAGCAGGCGCTACCGGGCTGGAGCTGTTGTTGCCATTGACATTGAAGTGGGCGGCGGAACAGCGTGTCAGTCTGAGCGATGCGCTCGCGCGTATTACGCAACGGCCGGCGGCTATTCTGGGGCTGGATGCGGGCCATCTGGCCGTAGGTCACTCAGCCGATGTGTGTATTTTTAACCCTGAAATACGCTGGACAGTCATGCCGGCTGTGTTGCGCAGCCAGGGCAAGAATACGCCGTTCCTGGGTTATGAAATGCAGGGTGTCGTGACGCACACACTGGTGGAAGGTCAGGTGGTGTTCGAGCGGGAAAACGGCAAGTAA